Proteins from a single region of Hymenobacter sp. GOD-10R:
- the traN gene encoding conjugative transposon protein TraN: MKTRQFVLASLASLGLSFSSVAQQKPLPFLTIDSQNLIASYHLGVGFQKTTHLIFPGPVTYVDLGSGNIIADKAQGAENIVKVKANAASFAQTNMTVLTADGKLYSFLVDYERDPKIINVNFAGGNNGNGAPSVVQASKAVQAKNNIESTSADVATKKRTVRRHDVAKDDITLGLHGLYTADDLFYFQMYMFNKSNIGYDIDFVKFYVRDKKTVKRTAVQESEVTPRYVYNSGRGAITGNASMGRVYVYPKFTIPDDKVLVVEMFEKGGGRHLSLNITNQDILKARVLSTPPATVAAR; encoded by the coding sequence ATGAAAACTCGCCAGTTCGTACTCGCCTCCCTAGCTAGCCTAGGTCTTTCTTTCTCGTCAGTGGCCCAACAAAAGCCGCTGCCATTCCTCACTATTGACTCCCAAAACCTGATTGCCAGCTATCACTTGGGCGTGGGCTTTCAGAAAACGACGCACTTGATTTTTCCGGGCCCTGTGACCTACGTAGACCTAGGTAGCGGCAACATCATTGCCGACAAGGCGCAAGGAGCTGAAAACATCGTGAAGGTAAAGGCGAATGCTGCCAGCTTTGCTCAGACTAACATGACGGTGCTCACGGCTGACGGCAAACTGTATTCCTTCCTGGTGGACTACGAGCGCGACCCGAAAATCATCAACGTGAACTTTGCCGGTGGCAACAATGGCAACGGTGCTCCTTCTGTCGTGCAGGCAAGTAAAGCGGTCCAAGCGAAAAACAATATTGAATCTACGTCCGCTGACGTGGCCACCAAGAAGCGCACCGTACGCCGGCATGACGTGGCCAAGGATGATATTACCCTAGGTCTACACGGCCTCTATACGGCCGATGATCTGTTTTACTTTCAGATGTACATGTTCAATAAGTCGAACATCGGCTATGATATCGACTTCGTGAAGTTCTATGTCCGTGACAAGAAAACGGTAAAGCGCACGGCCGTGCAAGAATCGGAAGTAACACCGCGGTATGTGTACAACAGTGGGCGTGGCGCTATTACGGGCAATGCGTCCATGGGGCGGGTGTACGTCTATCCAAAGTTTACCATCCCAGATGATAAGGTGCTGGTGGTCGAGATGTTCGAGAAAGGTGGAGGGCGTCACTTATCACTGAACATTACGAATCAGGATATTCTCAAGGCCCGGGTGCTCAGCACACCGCCAGCGACCGTAGCGGCTCGCTAG